From one Liolophura sinensis isolate JHLJ2023 chromosome 10, CUHK_Ljap_v2, whole genome shotgun sequence genomic stretch:
- the LOC135476389 gene encoding chorion peroxidase-like has translation MTLAFLPMIALTLSTGVALTSGQGAIFPTSGQDGLAQTMASPDALRNIAQGLPRAPVVPKSRRLLTPQERAARRSIFTESNQIRSELENALRNVSDKASRMGEAQRRSTAFGPFMNVNRKAQRISKTGAIFTSLLERQGGSDVNIRTIEAMACPFRETINCVATTKFRTADGSCNNLYNPMWGKSNTPFDRFIPPHYGDGMNSPRNESIFRTPLPLPRVISTGVHKKSTVANLHPDISHMTMEFGQFVSHDINSNTLSTGVNGSALTCCNPDGSIDTDPDKKMLGCLPIVLPPNDPFFSQYNRSCMNFVRAAPTPDIHCDRGYREQLNQVTHFLDVSTIYGSDEESMNELRTMSNGLLKVTSSPNGDLLMQNPAATGTPACRTTGSQHCFKTGEGRANQQPALMTLHTLFMREHNRVARKLHELSPSWDDERLFQEARKVVGAEVQHITYNEYLPTIMGTSFVNAFGFNAQPAGSYYTGYDSSFKPGVRNGFAAAAYRFAHGTVRDHFAPGHLFKDHFLTPEVMYQNDKGPSFVVRNLIQENQQGSENLLTTQVTNHMFENAPGTGLDLASTNINRGRDHGLPSYNQWRAWCGLPTINSFTTGPGGSPQHTQAMLDLLQNVYSHPSDIDLWTGIVTEIPLEGRAVGPTGACLIGRQFWVLKNSDRFYYENDDPATKFEMNQLDEIRKTSLARIICDNTNLTSVPADVFETASSKNPTVQCSTLPEVDLSHWVSCDGRGWSDWSAYTRCFGGYRRRSRTCQMACAENCVGNSFELNPCSSQFNYPSWFRT, from the exons ATGACACTGGCATTCCTGCCTATGATCGCCTTGACCCTGAGCACAGGCGTCGCCCTTACATCCGGCCAGGGTGCAATTTTCCCGACTTCCGGTCAGGATGGCCTTGCGCAGACCATGGCTAGTCCCGATGCCCTCAGGAATATTGCCCAAGGCTTGCCCAGGGCCCCTGTGGTTCCCAAATCCAGGCGTTTACTGACTCCTCAGGAAAGAGCCGCAAGAAGAAGCATTTTTACGGAATCTAACCAAATTCGATCAGAACTAGAAAACGCTCTTCGAAATGTGTCTGATAAAG CAAGCCGCATGGGAGAAGCACAAAGAAGATCCACAGCTTTTGGTCCGTTTATGAATGTAAATAGGAAAGCGCAGAGAATTTCCAAAACTGGTGCCATATTCACGTCTCTTCTGGAAAG ACAGGGTGGATCTGATGTCAATATCAGGACAATTGAAGCAATGGCCTGTCCCTTCCGGGAAACCATCAACTGTGTGGCGACCACCAAATTTAGGACGGCTGATGGCTCGTGTAACAATCTGTATAACCCGATGTGGGGGAAATCCAACACTCCTTTCGATAGATTTATACCACCCCATTATGGCGACG GAATGAACTCTCCACGTAATGAATCTATATTTAGAACGCCACTTCCACTGCCCCGAGTCATCAGCACGGGAGTCCACAAAAAGAGCACTGTAGCCAATCTGCATCCAGATATCAGTCACATGACCATGGAGTTTGGGCAGTTTGTCAGCCATGACATCAACTCCAATACGCTCTCGACTG GTGTAAATGGATCTGCTCTGACTTGTTGTAACCCGGACGGAAGTATTGATACTGACCCAGACAAAAAGAT GTTGGGTTGTCTGCCCATTGTGCTCCCACCAAACGATCCCTTCTTCTCTCAGTACAACCGAAGTTGTATGAATTTTGTGCGGGCGGCTCCCACACCGGACATTCATTGTGATCGTG GTTACCGCGAGCAGCTGAACCAAGTCACTCATTTTCTTGATGTCTCCACCATTTACGGTAGTGACGAGGAAAGCATGAATGAACTGAGGACGATGTCTAATG GTCTGCTAAAAGTCACGAGCAGCCCTAATGGAGACTTACTAATGCAGAACCCAGCTGCTACGGGGACTCCCGCTTGTCGCACAACGGGTTCCCAACATTGCTTCAAAACAG GAGAGGGTCGAGCTAATCAGCAGCCAGCTTTGATGACTCTTCATACACTTTTCATGAGAGAACATAACAGAGTAGCCAGAAAGCTCCATGAGCTGAGTCCGTCTTGGGACGACGAACGCCTATTCCAGGAAGCCAGGAAAGTGGTCGGCGCTGAAGTACAGCACATCACTTACAACGAGTACCTGCCAACCATTATGGGGACCAGTTTTGTCAACGCTTTTGGTTTCAATGCGCAGCCAGCCGGGTCATACTACACCGGGTATGACTCGTCATTCAAACCCGGCGTAAGAAACGGCTTTGCCGCGGCGGCATATCGCTTCGCCCACGGTACCGTGCGGGATCACTTCGCCCCAGGTCATCTTTTCAAGGATCATTTCTTGACACCGGAAGTGATGTACCAGAATGACAAGGGACCGAGTTTCGTGGTGAGGAATCTTATTCAGGAAAACCAGCAAGGCTCGGAAAACCTACTAACAACTCAAGTGACCAATCACATGTTCGAGAATGCACCAGGAACCGGATTGGATCTGGCCAGCACTAATATTAATAGAGGGCGTGACCATGGGTTGCCTAGTTACAACCAGTGGCGGGCGTGGTGCGGACTCCCGACGATAAACAGTTTCACCACTGGACCCGGGGGTTCCCCTCAACACACCCAGGCCATGCTGGACTTGTTACAGAACGTTTACAG CCATCCAAGCGACATTGACTTGTGGACAGGGATTGTTACTGAGATCCCACTAGAGGGCCGAGCCGTTGGGCCGACGGGAGCGTGTTTGATTGGTCGACAGTTTTGGGTGTTGAAGAATTCCGACAGATTCTACTACGAAAATGACGATCCTGCCACGAAGTTTGAAATGA ACCAATTAGACGAGATCAGAAAGACATCCCTAGCCAGAATTATCTGTGATAACACCAACCTGACCTCCGTACCCGCTGATGTGTTTGAAACGGCATCAAGCAA AAACCCAACCGTGCAGTGTTCCACTCTACCGGAAGTTGATTTGTCTCATTGGGTGTCATGTGACGGGCGCGGCTGGTCGGATTGGTCTGCCTATACCCGTTGTTTCGGAGGCTATCGACGAAGATCCAGAACATGCCAAATGGCCTGCGCCGAAAATTGCGTCGGAAACTCTTTTGAACTCAATCCATGCTCCAGTCAATTCAACTATCCTTCCTGGTTTCGTACCTAG